TGCTCGGTGAGGACCGCGTCCCTGCCGGCGTCGACCGGGAGGACCTGGATCGGCTGGTCGCCGAGGGTGAGCGGGCGAAGGATCTCTTCATCCGCGCCAACCTGCGGCTGGTCGTCTCGATCGCCCGCCGCTACGTGCGGTCGGGCATGCCCATGCTGGACCTGATCCAGGAGGGCAACACCGGTCTCGTCCGGGCGGTCGAGAAGTTCGACTACGAGCGCGGTTACAAGTTCTCCACCTACGCCACCTGGTGGATCCGGCAGGCGATCAGCCGGGCGATCGCCCAGCAGGAGCGCACGGTGCGGCTGCCCGTGCACCTGGTCGAGGACGTCAACCGGATGCGCAACGTGGCCCGCCAGCTCACCCGTGAGCTGGGCAGCGACCCGGAGCCGGAGCAGATCGCGGCGGCGCTCGGCGTCACCGTCGAGCGGGTCAACGAGCTGCGCCGCTGGTCCCAGGACACCGTGTCGCTGGACACGCCGGTCGGCGACGACGGCGACACCAACCTCGGTGACCTGGTCGCCGACAGCGACGCCCCGTCACCGGAGGACATCGTCCTCACCGGGCTGGAGCGGCAGCGCATCGAGGGTCTGCTGAACCACCTCGACGACCGCTCCGCCGGCATCATGCGGGCCCGCTACGGCCTGGAGGACGGGCGGGAGCACTCGCTGACCGAGGTCGCGTCGCGCTTCTCGCTCTCCCGGGAGCGGATCCGGCAGCTGGAGATCCAGGCGCTCGGCCGGCTCCGTGAGCTGGCCCGCGCGGAGGGTCTCCAGGCGGCCTGAGCTGGTATCAATGACGGCGAGCGGCCGGCGTCCGATAGGGGGACGCCGGCCGCTCGCCGTCGTGGTGGTGCCGGTCAGCGGACCCGGCCGTAGCCGGCGATGCTCATCATGTTCATCTTCCGCTTGAGCACGTTGCGACCGGCGCTCGGCGCGTCGATCACCTGACCGCCGCCGACGTAGAGCGCGACGTGCCCCAGCCCCGAATAGAACACCAGGTCACCGGGGCGCAACTCGCTACGGCTGACCCGGGAGGTGGCGTTCCACTGCATCGCCGCGTTGTGCGGCAGCCGCTTGCCGGCCGCCCGCCAGGCGGCCAGGGTCAGGCCGGAGCAGTCGTACCCGTTGGGGCCCTCGGCCCCCCAGACGTACGGCTTGCCGATCGCCCCGTACGCGTACCGGACGGCGGCACCGGCGCTGCCGGAGACGGCCGGTGCGTCGGGGGTGTCGGCGGAGCCGGAGCCGGAACTCTTCGGCTTCTTCACCGGGGCCTCGGTGGCCCGCCCGTACGCCGCCCGGCGCATCTCGTAGAGCTTCGCCAGGTCCTGTTCGATCCGCTTCTTGGTCTTGACCACCGCCCGGGACTGGGCGGCCTGCTTGGCCAGCGTGGCGTCGAGCCGGGCCTTCTGGTCCAGCAGCGCCCGCTGGTCGGCGGTGTACCCGTCGATCTGCTGCTGGCGGTGCCGGGTGAGCTGGTCGAGGGTGCCGAGCCGGTCGACCAGTGAGCCACCGGCCGGGTCGAGGATCGCCTCGGCGGTACGCAGCCCGCCGGTCTTGTAGGCGGTGGCGGCGATCTGGCCCACCGCGGCCCGGCTCTGGGCGGCCTGGGCCTCCAGCGGACCGATCCGCGCGTGCAGGCCGGCCGCGGCGGTCTGGTTCGTCTTGATCTCCTCGGTGAGCTTGTTGTAGGACTCGACGATCCGTTCCAGCTCCGCCGAGGAACTCTCGATCCGGGCGGTGAGGTCGGCGACCGAGGGCTCGGCCCGGACCGGCGCCGACGGGGCGACCAGGGCGGCCGACAGACCGACGACCGCCAGGGTGCGCAGCAGCATCCGTAAGGACGACAAGAGCGGAAGACTCCTCTCCCACCGGTCACCGGAGGATGCTGACGCCTCCGGTGACACCGGCCGGGCCCGTCCGGATGGACGGCCGTTTACCGTGCCGGCCCGCTCAACCTAACCCGTGACGGGAGTGACGCGCAGACAAAGCAGCGGCGAATGTTGCCGGAGCGGTCCGGCGTGTCGTTGTGGCAGGTGGCAACCGGCGCGGCGGGGGAGTGGTCGACGGGTCACTCCTGGGCGTTTGACGAGGAAGGTGGTTTTCGTCGTTCCAGGCGGATACCGATATGGATCGCGGTGGAAAAAAGTGATAAAACCGAAATGGTGGCCAGATGTCGGCGGCGTCGGTAGGCCGCCTCGCCGGAAGTGTCGGAAATCGGGGAGCGACCCGGGCGGTCCGGCAACAGAATGAAGCCTCGGCCGGGAATCCCGTCGCACGCGGGTGGCGTCGCGTGCGGGTCCACCCGGTTCCGTCGGCCCCTCGGAGGACGCCGTGCAGGCAGACCGCGCGAGCACCCGACCACCACGCTGGTCCCGACCCACCACGTTGCTGTACGCCCGGCCCGGGATCGTGGTGACCACCGAACGGTTCACCGCCGGCCGGAGCAGTTACGCCGTGGCCGACCTCACCCACCTGCGCACCGGACGCGGACCGCACGACCGGCTCGCCGCCCGGATCGTCACCCTGGCCGCCCTCGGTGCCGGCGCGACCGGCGTGCTGCTCGGCTTCACCGGCGGGCTGGAACGGCTCACCGCCGGGGCGTACCTGGGGCTGGGCGCGGTGTGCCTGCTGCCCGTGCTGCTGGTGCTGGCCGGGGACCGCTGGCGGCCCCCGCCCCACGAACTGCACGGCCACTGCCACGGCACCGAGCTGCTGCTGTTCAGCAGCGACGACCGGGAGCAGTTCGACCAGGTGGTCGACGCCCTGCGCCAGGCCCGCGAGCAGCACCGCTACGCCGACGCCGACGACCCGTCACCGACCGCCACCTACTGGCGGCCGACCCGCCGGTAGGCGTCGCTCAGCGGACGGCCGGCTCCGGGACGCGGGGACGCGCGCCGGTCGCCAGCTCCCGGGTCACCTTGCGCTCCGCCACGAACGACACGAACGGCACCGTGCCGGCGAGCATCACCAGCAGCATCCGCTTCAGCGGCCAGTCCACCCGCCGGCCCAGGTCGAAGGTGGCGGCCAGGTAGAGCAGGTAGAGCCACCCGTGCGCGGTGCCGACGACCGCCACCACGAGCGGCTCGTCGAACGCGTACTTCAGTGGCATGCCGATCAGCACCAGCACGGCCAGCGCCACGCCCACGATCCAGGCGATCACGCGGTACCGGGTAAGGGCTCCGCCCACCGTCGTCCGTCCTTCCGACCGGCCTCAGCCGGGATAGTCGCCGGGCCTCGCGCCCGGATTGGCGTTCAACCAGGTCAGATAGCGGTTGTACGCGGCCAGGTCGGCGTCGTCCGCGCCGTCGACCGGTGCCGCCGGAACCCGGGCGACCCGCACCGGGCGCCGTACCGCCGGGGTGGTCGGACCGGCGGTCGTGCCGGCCGGTGCCGGCCCGCCCGGCGCGACGGCCGGCGGGGGGACCGCGCGCGTGCCGCGCAGCGCGTGCCGGACCTCCCGCCACCAGACGAAGACCACGAAGCCGGCGAAGATCGGCCACTCCACCGCGTACGCCCAGCTCAGCGTGTTGCCGGAAGCGGCCCGGCTGATCTGCCACCAGCCCAGCGCCAAAAAGCCCGTCACCAGGACGACCAGGGCCACGTGGCGGAGGATCCACGCCGGTGTCCAGAGCCGCTTCATGCCGTCGAGGGTACCGGGACGGGCCGGCGTCTCCGACGCGACGTCGTAGTCACCGCGCCGGAGGGTTTGGTGCCACTCCGGCTGGGCATCCGTCTAGACAGCCAGCGCAGTCGAACCCGAGGGGGCGACATGACCGAATCACTACACCGCTCCGGCGAGGCCAGTCCCGAACAGCTGATGCCCGAGTGGGACGGCGACCACGTCCACCGCACCGACCCCGCGGTCCCCGGAGCCGACGGTGAGCTGATCGGGGTGGACCCGGCCGAACTCGACGAGGCCGACCTGATCCGCGAGCTGCGGAGCCTGCACCGCACCCGGCTGGACACCCTCCGGCACGCCGCCGACGCGGCGCTCGCCAACCACCTGCGCCGCACCGCGGAGCTGGAGACCGAGTACCTGGCCCGGCACCCCGGCCGCGAGGTCGATCCGCACCGGCTGCGGGACGCCTGATGGCTGTGCTCGCCGAGCGCGGCATGTCGGCGCCGCCCGAGGTGGTGTTCAGCACCGCCACCGACCCCGACCGGATCGACGCCTGGTTGCCCGCGCCGTTGCGGGTCGACGGCGCGGCCCCCGCCAGCCGCTCCGACGACGAGCTGAAGGCCCGCTGGGACGGCCCGGACGGCGCGGCCGAACTGCGGGTCGTGGCGGGCGACGCCGGGGGCGCCCGGGTCCGGCTGGAGCTGCCCGCCGGATCGGCCGCCGGACTGGCCGACGAGTCACTGGCCAACCTCGAACGCGAGGTCGCCGAGAACCTGACCGCCGGCTGACCCGCCCCGAGCGGGGCGACGGACATCCCACCGATGCGAACGACTGACCGAGGAGACCCGGTGACGGAGAGCGGCCTGAAGCAGAAGGTGACCCGGTTGCGCCAGGCGTACGCCCCGCACGAGCACCGGCCGCTGGGCGGCTACCTGGCCGCGATGGGCACCTACGCCGGGGTGACCGCGTCGATCGCGGCACTGGTCAGGGCGACCGGCCGACCGGTGCCCGAGCGGCCCGCCCCGGGCGACGTGGTGCTGCTCGCCGTGGCCACCCACAAGCTGAGCCGGCTGCTGTCCAAGGACGCGGTGACCAGCCCGCTGCGCGCCCCGTTCACCCGCTACGACCGCCCCAGCGGCAGCGGTGAGGTGATGGAGCAGGTGCGTGACCAGGGCAGCGCCACCCGGCACGCGATCGGCGAGCTGCTGAGCTGCCCGTTCTGCCTGGCCGTCTGGGTGGCCACCGGGCTCACCGGCGGCCTGGTGCTGGCCCCCCGGCTGACCCGGCTGGTGGCGACCGCGCTGACCGCCGTCGCGGCGTCCGACTTCCTCCAGATGGGCTACGCGATGGCCCAGCAGGCCGCCGAGGGCGGACGGCACGCCGAGGCGTGACCCGGGTACCGGAAGGGGCCGGCGGATCGTGTCCGCCGGCCCCTTTCCGTGTTCCGTCGCCGCTCAGGTGGGGGTGGTGCCGTGGTCCTCCCCGGCCCAACCGCGGGACGTCTCCGGTTCCCGCTCGTCGGCGTCCGCTCCGGTGATCACCTCGCGGTCGACGGCGGTCTGCTCGTGCTCGTTGGCGAAGTCCGGCTCGGGCAGGGTGTCCTGCCCCTCGGGGGGTTGGCCGAGCGCCGGCACCCGCTCGTGGTGCTCCTGCTGGTCGGACATCTCGATCTCCTCTCGCCGGCCGGGGCCGGTCAGCCCGCCGACCCGCCCAGCAGGTCGGCCACCTCGTCGACCGCGTACTCCCCCTCGGGGAGCGCGGCGACCCGGGTGAGCAGCTCCGCAGGCAGGTCCGCGCTGACCGCCGAGCGGTAGATGTCGGCCTGGCTGAGCCGTTCCTGGCCGTGGTAGATCTCGTCCAGCAACTCGTCGAGCTGCCGGAGGTCCGGCTGGTCGGCGCCGGGCAGGTCGCCGGCACCGGGCGCGGCCTGGGTCACGGGTGCGTCGTCGGTCACCCCGCCCTGCTACCCGGGGCCGAAACGGTCAAACCCGTCAGGCCGGGGTGGGCAGGGTGGCCCGGCGGGCACGGACGGCGGCACCGAGGTGCTCCAGCACCTCCGCGGTGGTCTCCCAGTCGATGCAGGCGTCGGTGACCGACTGGCCGTAGGTCAGCTCCCGGGTCGGGTCCAGGTCCTGTCGGCCGGCCAGCAGGAAACTCTCCAGCATGATGCCGACGATGCCGCGCTGCCCGGCGGCGAGCTGGGCGGCCACGTCGGCGGCCACCCGAGGCTGGTTGCGGTGGTCCTTGCCGCTGTTGGCGTGGCTGGCGTCGACCACCAGCCGCTCCGGCAGCCCGGCCGCCCGCAGCAGGTCCAGCGCCCCCGCCACCGACTCGGCGTCGTAGTTCGGCCGACCGCCGCCGCCGCGCAGCACCAGGTGCCCGTCGGCGTTGCCCCGGGTGTGCATGATCGCCGGGGTGCCGGAGACGTCGATGCCGGGGAAGACGTGCGGCACGCCGGCGGCCCGGATCGCGTCCACGGCGGTGCCGATGCTGCCGTCGGGGCGGTTCTTCATCCCGATCGGCATCGACAGGCCGGAGGCGAGCTGCCGGTGCACCTGGCTCTCCACCGTCCGGGCGCCGATCGCGCCCCAGGCCACCGTGTCGGCGATGTACTGCGGGGTGATCGGGTCGAGGAACTCGCAGCCCACCGGGAGGCCCAACCGGACCACGTCGCGCAGCAGCGCCCGCGCGGTCCGCAGGCCGGTGTTCACGTCGCCGGAGCCGTCCAGCGCCGGGTCGTTGATCAGGCCCTTCCAGCCGACCGTGGAACGCGGCTTCTCGAAGTAGACCCGCATCACCACCAGCAGGTCGTCGGCGTGCCGGTCGGCGGCCTCGCGCAGCCGGTGCGCGTAGTCCAGCGCCGCCGCCGGGTCGTGCACCGAGCACGGGCCGACCACCACCAGCAGCCGGTCGTCGGCGCGGTCCAGCACCCGGCCGACCGCGCGTCGACCGGCCAGCACGGCCGAGGCGAGCGGCGGATCCAGCGGCAGCTCGTGCAGGAGCAGGGCGGGGGTGGTCAGCGGCACGACACGGTCGATCCGCTGGTCGATGACCGCGCCGTTGTCCGGGGTGGGCCCGTTGTCCGGGGTCGTCACGGGGGGAGTCCTTCCGCCGACCGTGCCCGGGGCCGGTGCCCGGGTCGAGCCGGCTGCTCGTAAACAGAAGGGCAGGAAGCTGAAGGCTCCTGCCCGGCCGGCTCGAAACGCGGTGACGTCAGCTCATGGTGAGGTCACCGGCTCCGCAGCCGGCTGCCTAAACCATCGATACGAGCGCGTCACGCCGACCAGCGTACCCGACCGGAGGCAAGGACTCATCCGCTCGTCGGTCGACCCTCGCCTGACGTTCACCTCCGTCACTGCCACCGTCGGTAACTTCGGCGGCACCGCTCGCTTCCCCCGGAGGTTCCGATGGACCGTCGTACCGTCCTGCGCGCCACCGTCGCCGGTGGGGCCGCCGCCTTCGCCGGCAGCCTCTGGTCCGGCGCCGCGCTCGCCGCCCCGGCCCAGCCCGGCACCGGCCCCTACGGGCCGCTCGGCAGCGCCGACGGCAACGGCCTCCAGCTCCCCGCCGGCTTCACCAGCCGGGTGATCGCCCGCTCCCGGCAGACGGTGCCCGGCACCTCGTACACCTGGCATCCCGCGCCCGACGGCGGGGCCTGCTTCGCCGCCGGCACCGGCTGGATCTACGTCTCGAACTCGGAGGTCACCCCCGGTGGCGGCGCGTCGGCGGTGCGGTTCGCCGCCGACGGCACGGTCACCG
Above is a window of Micromonospora rifamycinica DNA encoding:
- a CDS encoding sigma-70 family RNA polymerase sigma factor; translation: MARNRATGASEGTVDTVDKNIGMRTDEVAEERDLVGVYLHEISRTPLLDAAKEVDLSKAIEAGLYAEHLLGEDRVPAGVDREDLDRLVAEGERAKDLFIRANLRLVVSIARRYVRSGMPMLDLIQEGNTGLVRAVEKFDYERGYKFSTYATWWIRQAISRAIAQQERTVRLPVHLVEDVNRMRNVARQLTRELGSDPEPEQIAAALGVTVERVNELRRWSQDTVSLDTPVGDDGDTNLGDLVADSDAPSPEDIVLTGLERQRIEGLLNHLDDRSAGIMRARYGLEDGREHSLTEVASRFSLSRERIRQLEIQALGRLRELARAEGLQAA
- a CDS encoding C40 family peptidase, with product MSSLRMLLRTLAVVGLSAALVAPSAPVRAEPSVADLTARIESSSAELERIVESYNKLTEEIKTNQTAAAGLHARIGPLEAQAAQSRAAVGQIAATAYKTGGLRTAEAILDPAGGSLVDRLGTLDQLTRHRQQQIDGYTADQRALLDQKARLDATLAKQAAQSRAVVKTKKRIEQDLAKLYEMRRAAYGRATEAPVKKPKSSGSGSADTPDAPAVSGSAGAAVRYAYGAIGKPYVWGAEGPNGYDCSGLTLAAWRAAGKRLPHNAAMQWNATSRVSRSELRPGDLVFYSGLGHVALYVGGGQVIDAPSAGRNVLKRKMNMMSIAGYGRVR
- a CDS encoding DUF6232 family protein, with translation MQADRASTRPPRWSRPTTLLYARPGIVVTTERFTAGRSSYAVADLTHLRTGRGPHDRLAARIVTLAALGAGATGVLLGFTGGLERLTAGAYLGLGAVCLLPVLLVLAGDRWRPPPHELHGHCHGTELLLFSSDDREQFDQVVDALRQAREQHRYADADDPSPTATYWRPTRR
- a CDS encoding DUF3817 domain-containing protein, which codes for MGGALTRYRVIAWIVGVALAVLVLIGMPLKYAFDEPLVVAVVGTAHGWLYLLYLAATFDLGRRVDWPLKRMLLVMLAGTVPFVSFVAERKVTRELATGARPRVPEPAVR
- a CDS encoding DUF6158 family protein, with the translated sequence MTESLHRSGEASPEQLMPEWDGDHVHRTDPAVPGADGELIGVDPAELDEADLIRELRSLHRTRLDTLRHAADAALANHLRRTAELETEYLARHPGREVDPHRLRDA
- a CDS encoding DUF1360 domain-containing protein, which translates into the protein MTESGLKQKVTRLRQAYAPHEHRPLGGYLAAMGTYAGVTASIAALVRATGRPVPERPAPGDVVLLAVATHKLSRLLSKDAVTSPLRAPFTRYDRPSGSGEVMEQVRDQGSATRHAIGELLSCPFCLAVWVATGLTGGLVLAPRLTRLVATALTAVAASDFLQMGYAMAQQAAEGGRHAEA
- a CDS encoding 3-deoxy-7-phosphoheptulonate synthase produces the protein MTTPDNGPTPDNGAVIDQRIDRVVPLTTPALLLHELPLDPPLASAVLAGRRAVGRVLDRADDRLLVVVGPCSVHDPAAALDYAHRLREAADRHADDLLVVMRVYFEKPRSTVGWKGLINDPALDGSGDVNTGLRTARALLRDVVRLGLPVGCEFLDPITPQYIADTVAWGAIGARTVESQVHRQLASGLSMPIGMKNRPDGSIGTAVDAIRAAGVPHVFPGIDVSGTPAIMHTRGNADGHLVLRGGGGRPNYDAESVAGALDLLRAAGLPERLVVDASHANSGKDHRNQPRVAADVAAQLAAGQRGIVGIMLESFLLAGRQDLDPTRELTYGQSVTDACIDWETTAEVLEHLGAAVRARRATLPTPA